A window of Juglans regia cultivar Chandler chromosome 7, Walnut 2.0, whole genome shotgun sequence contains these coding sequences:
- the LOC108989436 gene encoding E3 ubiquitin protein ligase DRIP2-like isoform X1 — MMMTSQMVKVQREKIAVCMNCPLCNKLFEDATTISECLHTFCRICIYEKLTDEELNHCPVCNIDLGCAPLEKLRADHTLQGLRDKVFPFGGKADSPELMPSVPCSGKRKERSLSSLGVSIPRLSARSGLIGRRLKSAARKSLVLQESTLFVDEPFRKEEDDKKVGNRHNPSNAESSKQYMSNKGIDDYPEPCEGKTDLRKPINCLVEAANKTKSIKFTVHGTLAKPALPDAHDNESDKPKAKRKRLGHKSKGHGDGNDPSSVPSGSMKPRKFQGSRQRRAAASKGLNITGQALDVNSKHDRRFSPIWFALVASNDKDGDAPLPQISSCYLRVKDGSLPVSFIKKYLVKKLDLDSEAEVEILLRGQPLISTQQLHNLVDLWLQTRPISERISTSVGSSAKDFVMVLSYVRKTAT, encoded by the exons TTTGCAGGATTTGCATATACGAGAAGTTAACAGATGAGGAGTTGAATCACTGCCCCGTGTGCAATATAGATTTAGGTTGTGCTCCACTGGAGAAATTAAG GGCGGACCACACTTTGCAAGGCTTAAGGGATAAAGTCTTCCCTTTTGGAGGAAAAGCTGATTCACCTGAGTTGATGCCCTCAGTTCCATGTTCAGGAAAAAGGAAGGAGAGATCTCTCTCTTCGTTGGGGGTCAGCATACCTAGACTATCAGCCCGGTCTGGTCTGATTGGAAGAAGATTAAAATCTGCTGCAAGAAAGTCTCTTGTTCTACAAGAATCTACTCTTTTTGTTGATGAGCCTTTTAGGAAGGAGGAAGACGATAAGAAAGTGGGAAATCGCCAT AATCCTTCTAATGCTGAGTCATCTAAGCAATACATGTCTAATAAAGGTATAGACGACTATCCTGAACCATGTGAAGGGAAAACTGATTTGCGGAAACCCATCAATTGCCTGGTGGAAGCTGCAAACAAAACGAAATCTATTAAATTTACCGTACATGGTACATTGGCCAAACCAGCACTGCCTGATGCTCACGACAATGAATCAGATAAGCCTAAAGCCAAAAGAAAGAGACTTGGTCATAAATCAAAAGGCCATGGTGATGGAAATGACCCGTCTTCTGTACCATCAGGATCAATGAAACCTAGAAAGTTCCAAGGTTCTCGACAAAGAAGAGCTGCTGCCTCTAAGGGGTTGAATATTACAGGACAAGCTCTTGATGTGAATAGCAAGCATGACAGAAGATTTAGTCCAATCTGGTTCGCATTGGTTGCTTCTAATGACAA GGATGGAGATGCACCCCTGCCACAGATATCCTCATGCTACTTGCGGGTTAA GGATGGTAGTTTACCCGTTTCATTTATCAAAAAGTATCTTGTGAAAAAACTGGATCTTGATAGTGAGGCTGAG GTCGAGATCTTGTTGCGTGGTCAGCCACTGATTTCTACACAGCAACTTCACAACTTGGTAGACTTGTGGTTGCAGACAAGACCaatatcagaaagaatatcgaCATCTGTGGGCAGCTCAGCCAAGGATTTTGTGATGGTTCTGTCTTATGTTCGAAAGACAGCCACATGA